A window of the Lolium perenne isolate Kyuss_39 chromosome 7, Kyuss_2.0, whole genome shotgun sequence genome harbors these coding sequences:
- the LOC127315861 gene encoding uncharacterized protein: MELNWAAMMREEAGSRGARSNPPAPVPVPVGAPKNLGLRGVRQRPWGRWAAEIRVPYTRARLWLGTFNHPEEAALAYDATLFCFYGHTPPPTRYYNFPAAPRPDISEERRARLTGANIKAIAETHALQLYALVAQHHVPAPASAAGHVAYQAMVNTDAAGGGGAADYYHQQGGSSDDMYDLLAPIDLLTVEQIAEVMAILMQDDEQWMKTLAAMAATPPKV, translated from the coding sequence ATGGAGTTGAACTGGGCTGCGATGATGAGGGAGGAAGCCGGCAGCCGCGGTGCGCGCTCGAACCCGCCGGCGCCAGTGCCGGTGCCGGTGGGGGCGCCCAAGAACCTGGGGCTTCGGGGCGTGCGGCAGCGGCCGTGGGGCCGTTGGGCGGCGGAGATCCGCGTGCCGTACACCCGCGCCAGGCTGTGGCTGGGCACGTTCAACCACCCCGAGGAGGCGGCGCTCGCCTACGACGCCACGCTCTTCTGCTTCTACGGCCACACCCCGCCGCCGACGCGCTACTACAACTTCCCCGCCGCGCCGCGCCCCGACATATCCGAGGAGAGGCGCGCCAGGCTCACCGGCGCCAACATCAAGGCCATCGCCGAGACGCACGCCCTCCAGCTCTACGCCCTCGTCGCTCAGCACCACGTGCCCGCGCCAGCATCAGCTGCTGGACATGTCGCATACCAGGCTATGGTGAACACTGACGCCGcaggtggtggtggcgccgctgATTATTATCATCAACAAGGTGGCAGCAGCGACGACATGTATGACCTTCTTGCTCCAATCGACCTGCTAACCGTCGAACAGATCGCTGAGGTGATGGCCATTCTCATGCAGGATGACGAGCAGTGGATGAAGACATtggcggccatggcggctacACCTCCAAAGGTGTAG
- the LOC127316759 gene encoding uncharacterized protein: MRPTAATRPSVFLARHQPPIPTSSRAAAGAVAAVDPCKQIKNRQKRTVRSWRAASAGSSNGGGDEYGAGKSVSTVAATPGRRRARLSARRRESIRLLDVLPDQGGAADGIGIGEFLRHPAGVESLLNTRALQSFAPVEPESGPAGTFRCTLQPMGFLGFQVAPVLDLRVAPTRDDCTVEMLSCRFEGSDSIEQQNELFSAVMRNHITWGDNGEQEPCLDIDVILEVTLEVYTKPFSLLPLSAVEKPGNLLMQGLLDRLVPLLGEQLLKDYHSWVQQQPRSSS, from the exons ATGAGGCCCACGGCGGCAACCAGACCTTCCGTCTTCCTCGCGAGACACCAACCACCGATCCCAACGTCGTCAAGGGCAGCAGCAGGAGCAGTAGCAGCAGTCGATCCATGCAAGCAAATCAAGAACAGGCAGAAGCGCACCGTCCGGTCATGGCGAGCCGCCTCGGCaggcagcagcaacggcggcggcGATGAGTACGGCGCCGGAAAGTCCGTGTCGACGGTGGCAGCGACACCGGGAAGGAGGCGGGCGCGTCTGTCGGCGAGGCGGCGGGAGAGCATCAGGCTCCTGGACGTGCTGCcggaccagggcggcgcggcggacggcatcggcatcggcgagTTCCTGCGGCACCCCGCCGGCGTGGAGTCCCTGCTCAACACCAGGGCGCTGCAGAGCTTCGCTCCGGTGGAGCCGGAGTCTGGCCCGGCTGGCACGTTCAGGTGCACGCTGCAACCCATGGGGTTCTTGGGGTTCCAGGTCGCCCCCGTCCTCGACCTCCGCGTCGCCCCGACCCGCGACGACTGCACCGTCGAGATGCTCTCCTGCAGG TTTGAGGGTTCAGACTCGATCGAGCAGCAGAATGAactcttttcag CGGTTATGAGAAACCACATAACATGGGGAGACAACGGTGAACAGGAGCCATGCTTGGACATCGATGTCATTTTGGAGGTCACTCTGGAG GTGTACACGAAGCCATTCAGCTTGCTCCCGTTGTCAGCTGTGGAGAAGCCAGGCAACCT GCTGATGCAAGGCCTGCTTGACAGGCTTGTGCCTTTGCTGGGTGAGCAACTTCTCAAGGACTACCATTCCTGGGTTCAGCAGCAGCCTCGATCTTCCTCATGA